A part of Silvimonas soli genomic DNA contains:
- the rsxG gene encoding electron transport complex subunit RsxG encodes MKTMVANGVRGALTLLAFTSVFTALMAGTYALTKDIVDKNQADAERALIAQVLPAGSYDNNLLADKTMVPKAEAAELGNADASPIYLAKKAGKTVGAVVEATAPDGYAGKIKLLIGVAPDGQVLGVRVVDHKETPGLGDYIDSKISNWIDQFNGKGLGNPPLERWKVKKDGGDFDSHAGATISPRAVVKALGKTLVYVTAHKAQLFGGAAS; translated from the coding sequence ATGAAGACGATGGTTGCCAATGGCGTGCGTGGCGCGCTGACTTTGCTGGCGTTTACGAGTGTGTTCACGGCCTTGATGGCGGGAACCTACGCGCTGACCAAAGACATTGTGGACAAGAACCAGGCGGATGCAGAACGCGCCTTGATTGCCCAGGTACTTCCGGCCGGGTCGTACGACAATAATCTGCTAGCCGATAAAACCATGGTGCCCAAGGCTGAAGCGGCCGAATTGGGTAACGCCGACGCGTCCCCGATTTATCTGGCCAAAAAAGCCGGGAAAACAGTAGGTGCCGTAGTTGAAGCCACCGCCCCGGATGGTTATGCCGGCAAGATCAAATTGCTGATCGGCGTGGCACCTGATGGCCAGGTCCTGGGTGTGCGCGTGGTAGATCACAAAGAAACACCCGGTCTGGGCGATTATATTGATTCCAAGATTTCGAACTGGATAGACCAGTTCAATGGCAAAGGCTTGGGTAATCCCCCGCTGGAACGCTGGAAAGTGAAAAAAGATGGTGGTGACTTTGATAGTCACGCCGGTGCAACAATCAGCCCGCGCGCGGTCGTTAAAGCGCTGGGCAAAACCCTGGTTTACGTCACTGCGCACAAAGCGCAGTTGTTTGGAGGCGCTGCATCATGA
- a CDS encoding RnfABCDGE type electron transport complex subunit D → MNTSPFFIKPTPLQVVMFKVAAALVPAIVVYAWSFGIGILVQIALATATALATEAFCLKLRGYPIKPFVTDGSAIVTAWLMALSFPPLAPWWMIVVAAALSISLAKHMYGGLGQNTFNPAMVGFAIMIVSFPAQMSRWAAPLGVAPQSMDWSAQLSWIFSGQLPAGLTFDAVASATPLDTVKTQLMQHASMSNIFHEPLFGMIGGVGTEWITAAYLLGGLYLLWQKLIPWQIPVTFLAVLGGMAGIFHLVDPTHYTSPMFHWFSGAAMLGAFFIVTDPVTGPTTPLGRVIFAALIGLLTYLIRVFGGYPDGVAFAVLIMNLAAPFIDQYTQPAVFGRKGKQKNAGAKS, encoded by the coding sequence ATGAACACATCCCCGTTCTTTATCAAACCCACGCCACTGCAAGTGGTCATGTTCAAGGTCGCCGCCGCGCTGGTCCCGGCGATTGTGGTTTACGCATGGTCCTTCGGCATTGGCATTCTGGTGCAAATTGCACTGGCGACGGCCACTGCGCTGGCGACTGAAGCGTTCTGCCTGAAGCTGCGCGGCTATCCGATCAAGCCGTTTGTGACTGATGGCTCGGCCATTGTCACTGCATGGTTGATGGCGTTGTCGTTCCCGCCGCTGGCTCCATGGTGGATGATTGTGGTGGCTGCTGCGTTGTCGATCAGTCTGGCCAAGCACATGTACGGTGGCTTGGGCCAGAACACCTTCAATCCGGCCATGGTTGGTTTTGCCATCATGATCGTGTCTTTCCCGGCGCAGATGTCGCGCTGGGCCGCGCCATTGGGTGTGGCACCGCAGAGCATGGATTGGTCCGCGCAATTGTCGTGGATTTTCTCCGGCCAGTTGCCTGCCGGTTTGACGTTTGATGCCGTGGCCTCGGCCACGCCGCTGGATACCGTCAAGACTCAGCTGATGCAACACGCCAGCATGAGCAATATCTTTCACGAGCCGCTGTTTGGCATGATCGGCGGCGTGGGTACAGAATGGATTACCGCCGCGTACTTGCTGGGTGGTTTGTACCTGTTGTGGCAAAAGCTGATCCCTTGGCAGATTCCGGTGACTTTCCTGGCGGTGCTGGGCGGCATGGCGGGGATTTTCCACCTGGTTGACCCGACGCACTACACTTCGCCGATGTTCCACTGGTTCAGCGGTGCGGCCATGCTCGGCGCGTTTTTCATTGTGACCGATCCGGTAACAGGCCCGACTACGCCGCTGGGACGCGTTATTTTTGCAGCGCTGATTGGCTTGCTGACGTATCTGATTCGCGTGTTTGGTGGTTATCCGGACGGCGTGGCGTTTGCCGTGCTGATCATGAACCTGGCCGCACCGTTTATTGACCAATACACCCAACCTGCTGTGTTTGGTCGCAAAGGCAAACAGAAAAACGCCGGGGCCAAATCATGA